A single Salmo trutta chromosome 14, fSalTru1.1, whole genome shotgun sequence DNA region contains:
- the LOC115208301 gene encoding protein-glutamine gamma-glutamyltransferase 2-like — protein MAQALEIARWDLECEFNNTDHRTELNGVEQLIVRRGQPFTINLHLRSGEYQPGGSALNLTVETGPQPSDQYGTRASFGLTDQIDTSRWSAAVTSPPGYMVSLSICSPPDAPIGRWRLTLGQGGLVEFVLLYNPWCTGDVVYMDSEEKLMEYVLAQDGIIFRGSWKYLIPTPWNFGQFEDGILEACLRILEMNPKCLRNPGKDASGRKNPIYVSRVLSAMVNCNDDKGVLLGRWTDDYDGGVSPLSWKGSVEILRNWDTNACQPVRFGQCWVFAAVACSVSRALGIPCRVVTNYNSAHDTNSNLVIERYVDENGQVVQKSRDMIWNYHCWVENWMTRPDLKPGFDGWQAMDPTPQEKSEGVYCCGPIPLKAIKEGELTYKYDAPFVFAEVNADVHTFMKHKDGTTEKIISSVQVGLKISTKSVGSDRREDITHLYKYPEGSDEEREAFTKANHQNKLLQQQENAGLLIAIKVSAEMRKGCDFDVFAVVTNNTPNGKKCRLVFGSRAVSYNGILGENCGFKDLLNVALAPGEEKRVPLRMNYSKYAENLTEDNLIRLAALLLDYGTREAYLAVRNVVLENPEIKVRILGEPKENRKLAAEITLQNPLPVPLQNCCFTVEGSNLTGGQIITEKLNSTVEPGQDAKVKIYFTPTHSGQRKLVVDFDSNKLCHVKGYRNVIIGK, from the exons ATGGCTCAAG CATTGGAAATTGCCAGATGGGACCTGGAGTGTGAGTTCAACAACACAGACCACCGTACGGAGCTCAACGGGGTGGAGCAGCTGATCGTTAGAAGAGGCCAGCCGTTCACCATCAACCTGCACCTCCGCTCGGGGGAATACCAGCCTGGCGGCAGTGCACTCAACCTCACCGTGGAGACAG GTCCCCAGCCCAGTGATCAGTATGGCACACGGGCCTCCTTTGGTCTGACTGACCAAATCGACACCTCCCGCTGGAGTGCCGCAGTCACCAGTCCCCCCGGGTACATGGTGTCCCTGTCCATCTGTTCCCCCCCGGACGCGCCTATCGGACGGTGGCGCTTGACCCTGGGTCAGGGGGGCTTGGTGGAGTTTGTGCTGCTATATAACCCTTGGTGCACAG GCGATGTGGTGTACATGGACAGCGAGGAGAAACTGATGGAGTACGTCTTGGCTCAAGATGGTATCATTTTCCGAGGCAGCTGGAAATACCTCATCCCTACACCTTGGAACTTTGGCCAG TTTGAGGATGGGATTCTGGAAGCTTGTCTGAGAATCCTGGAAATGAACCCCAAGTGCCTGCGTAACCCTGGGAAAGACGCTTCAGGGAGGAAGAACCCAATCTATGTGTCCAGAGTTCTCAGTGCCATG GTGAACTGTAATGACGACAAAGGGGTCTTGCTGGGCAGGTGGACTGACGACTATGACGGTGGGGTGAGCCCCCTGTCAtggaagggcagtgtggagatcCTGCGGAACTGGGACACAAATGCCTGTCAACCTGTGCGCTTTGGCCAATGCTGGGTGTTTGCAGCAGTGGCCTGCTCAG TTTCACGAGCCCTGGGCATCCCTTGTCGAGTGGTCACCAACTACAATTCCGCCCACGACACCAACAGTAACCTGGTGATAGAGCGCTATGTGGATGAGAACGGACAAGTTGTTCAGAAGTCGAGAGACATGATATG GAACTACCACTGCTGGGTCGAGAACTGGATGACCAGACCTGACCTTAAACCAGGTTTTGATGGCTGGCAGGCCATGGACCCCACACCACAGGAGAAGAGTGAAG GAGTTTACTGCTGTGGCCCTATCCCGCTGAAAGCCATCAAGGAGGGCGAGCTCACCTATAAATATGATGCCCCGTTTGTGTTTGCGGAGGTCAATGCTGACGTGCACACCTTTATGAAGCACAAAGACGGCACCACAGAGAAGATAATTAGCTCCGTCCAAGTGGGCCTGAAGATCAGCACTAAGAGTGTGGGCAGTGATAGGAGAGAAGACATCACACACCTGTACAAGTACCCTGAGG GTTCTGACGAGGAAAGGGAGGCCTTTACAAAAGCCAACCACCAGAACAAACTTCTGCAGCAGCAAGAAAATGCTGGCCTGCTTATCGCTATCAAGGTTTCTGCGGAGATGAGGAAGGGCTGCGACTTTGACGTGTTCGCCGTGGTTACGAATAACACGCCGAATGGGAAAAAGTGCCGTCTGGTGTTCGGCTCCAGAGCTGTGTCCTACAACGGCATTCTGGGAGAGAACTGTGGGTTCAAAGACCTGCTCAACGTAGCGTTGGCACCTGGAGAAG AGAAGCGAGTACCTCTGAGAATGAACTATTCCAAGTATGCCGAGAACCTCACTGAGGACAATTTGATCCGGCTGGCGGCTCTGCTCCTAGACTACGGCACCCGAGAGGCCTACCTCGCTGTGAGGAACGTTGTACTGGAAAATCCTGAGATCAAAGTCAGG ATTCTTGGGGAACCCAAAGAGAACCGTAAGCTGGCGGCTGAGATAACTCTACAGAACCCTCTGCCAGTACCACTGCAGAACTGCTGTTTCACCGTGGAGGGTTCCAACCTCACTGGAGGACAGATCATCACTGAGAA ACTTAACTCCACGGTGGAACCCGGGCAAGATGCCAAGGTCAAAATCTACTTCACGCCAACCCACTCAGGCCAACGGAAACTGGTGGTCGACTTTGACAGCAATAAGCTGTGTCACGTCAAGGGCTACAGGAATGTCATCATCGGCAAATAG